A window of the Lactuca sativa cultivar Salinas chromosome 5, Lsat_Salinas_v11, whole genome shotgun sequence genome harbors these coding sequences:
- the LOC111877664 gene encoding abscisic acid 8'-hydroxylase 4 gives MKLFTTIFYLIMFLASLLSYCLFKKEKRRHKQTARLPPGSMGWPCIGETLQMYSQDPNIFFASKQKRYGDIFKTRILGYPCVMLASPEAARFVLVTHPHLFKPTYPKSKENLIGPSALFFHQGNYHARMRKLVQTSFSPEASRKLIKDIENIAISSLQSWSNGQVINTFLQMKKFAFEVGVLSIFGQLEKKYTQELKENYSILEKGYNCFPTSLPGTAYHKALKARRRLNRIIGEIVQERKEKKWLASNLLGQLLNFRDEMGNTLSDEQIADNIIGVLFAAQDTTASVLTWILKYLHDDPKLLDFVKAEQKALCESENGEEQGLTWSKTRQMPLTYRVILETLRKASIISFTFREATVDVEYEGYLIPKGWKVMPLFRNIHHNPEFFTDPGIFDPFRFENPPKPNTYMPFGNGIHACPGNELAKVEMLVLLHHMLTKYRWELVGSTNFIQYSPFPIPEHGLQARFKKEI, from the exons ATGAAGCTTTTCACtactattttttatttaattatgtttCTAGCTTCTCTTTTATCATACTGTTTATTCAAGAAAGAAAAAAGGAGGCACAAACAAACAGCCAGGCTTCCTCCAGGTTCAATGGGGTGGCCTTGCATTGGTGAAACTCTCCAAATGTATTCACAAGACCCCAATATTTTTTTCGCCTCAAAGCAGAAAAG GTATGGAGATATATTCAAAACCAGAATACTTGGGTACCCTTGTGTCATGCTAGCAAGCCCTGAAGCAGCTCGTTTTGTGCTAGTGACTCACCCTCACTTATTCAAACCCACATACCCAAAAAGTAAAGAAAACTTAATCGGACCTTCAGCCCTGTTTTTTCATCAAGGCAATTATCATGCTCGCATGAGAAAGCTAGTTCAAACCTCATTTTCTCCAGAAGCATCTAGAAAGTTGATCAAGGATATTGAAAATATCGCCATTTCTAGCCTTCAATCATGGTCAAACGGTCAAGTCATTAACACCTTCCTCCAGATGAAAAAG TTTGCTTTTGAGGTAGGAGTTTTGTCAATCTTTGGTCAGTTGGAGAAGAAATATACACAAGAGTTGAAGGAGAATTATAGCATATTAGAAAAAGGTTACAATTGTTTCCCAACAAGCCTTCCAGGAACCGCATATCATAAAGCTTTAAAG GCAAGAAGAAGACTGAATCGGATTATTGGTGAGATTGTCCAagaaaggaaggagaagaaatgGTTAGCAAGCAATCTCTTGGGACAACTCTTGAACTTCAGGGACGAAATGGGAAATACATTAAGTGATGAACAAATAGCGGATAATATTATCGGGGTACTTTTTGCAGCTCAAGATACAACAGCTAGTGTCCTAACATGGATACTCAAATATCTTCATGATGATCCAAAACTTCTAGATTTTGTTAAG GCAGAGCAGAAGGCACTATGTGAATCTGAAAATGGAGAGGAACAGGGGTtgacttggtcaaagacaagacAAATGCCTCTAACATATAGA GTAATACTAGAGACTCTGAGGAAGGCAAGTATTATATCTTTTACTTTCAGGGAGGCGACAGTTGATGTTGAATACGAAG GATATCTTATCCCAAAAGGTTGGAAAGTGATGCCGTTGTTCCGGAACATTCATCACAATCCTGAATTTTTCACGGATCCTGGAATCTTTGATCCCTTTAGATTTGAG AATCCTCCAAAACCTAATACATACATGCCATTTGGCAATGGAATACATGCATGTCCAGGAAATGAACTTGCAAAAGTTGAGATGCTTGTTTTACTACACCACATGCTTACAAAGTATAG GTGGGAATTGGTGGGTTCAACAAACTTTATACAGTATAGTCCATTTCCAATTCCAGAACATGGGCTTCAAGCTAGATTCAAGAAAGAAATTTGA